The following coding sequences lie in one Arachis ipaensis cultivar K30076 chromosome B03, Araip1.1, whole genome shotgun sequence genomic window:
- the LOC107632344 gene encoding factor of DNA methylation 4-like isoform X1, which translates to MSSATKNMKLKMKAEPQSPPPTITNIGADEAQVEDQPLIGVLANIPLQWNSNTGCFVGPSGFVLKQQLSKRGFRPLKVEVLCCGQRGHSGFALVYFDLLEQATMFGKSFQKGGCGKWEWNNVLVCPSNKFLYGWIASNDDYRFEGIVGQHLRKTRGLNLKGVFDDMKEEEQDEKTVLHYNNELHSSKGGGFSFLIDNLLKQKDEVVQRYHQDMGEAHQSAQKYLENIISQREDVRVLLKQEIEMRSTALVVGQVLNETELGKIHKEKLMIENASLEQRKADHNLVLLLEKHKKQKEELHRGIIDFETGVEEKHMLELEMEQMKGALKVMRHMGDAGDEEMRARIDTIQERLKEKEQYKYNRFEAMNQTLGVHEDLQRFLKECSKSISACIKSDADLDYKPFLHVAKRICFDDKEVGLSSEGNYYLEDPSWNPFSNIEGIDTEETDIND; encoded by the exons ATGTCTAGTGCTACCAAAAACATGAAGTTGAAAATGAAAGCTGAGCCACAATCTCCTCCTCCTACCATTACCAACATTGGAGCTGATGAAGCCCAAGTTGAAGATCAACCGTTGATTGGTGTGTTAGCAAACATACCCCTTCAATGGAACAGCAACACTGGTTGTTTTGTAGGACCAAGTGGTTTTGTTCTCAAGCAACAACTATCTAAGAGAGGGTTCAGACCCTTGAAAGTTGAAGTCCTTTGTTGTGGCCAAAGAGGTCATTCTGGTTTTGCTCTTGTTTACTTTGATTTGTTGGAACAAGCCACCATGTTTGGGAAGAGCTTCCAAAAGGGTGGTTGTGGCAAATGGGAGTGGAACAACGTTCTTGTTTGTCCCTCCAACAAGTTTCTCTATGGTTGGATTGCTAGCAATGACGACTACAGATTTGAAGGGATTGTTGGTCAGCATCTTAGGAAGACAAGAGGTTTGAACTTGAAGGGTGTTTTTGATGACatgaaagaagaagaacaagatgaGAAAACGGTGCTGCATTACAATAATGAGTTGCATTCATCAAAGGGTGGTGGATTTTCCTTCCTTATTGATAATCTCTTGAAGCAAAAGGATGAGGTGGTTCAACGTTACCATCAAG ATATGGGGGAGGCTCATCAGAGTGCACAGAAGTATCTAGAAAACATCATATCTCAGCGTGAGGATGTTAGGGTGCTGCTGAAGCAGGAGATTGAGATGAGAAGCACTGCACTGGTTGTAGGGCAAGTCCTAAATGAAACTGAGTTGGGAAAAATCCACAAAGAGAAACTAATG ATTGAGAATGCTAGTTTGGAACAAAGAAAAGCTGATCACAATTTAGTCTTATTGTTGGAGAAACACAAG AAACAGAAGGAAGAACTTCACAGAGGGATTATTGATTTTGAAACGGGTGTTGAAGAGAAGCACATGCTGGAGTTGGAAATGGAGCAAATGAAAGGGGCTCTGAAAGTAATGAGGCATATGGGAGATGCTGGTGATGAAGAAATGCGTGCAAGGATTGACACCATTCAAGAAAGGCTCAAGGAGAAAGAACAATACAAATACAACAGGTTTGAAGCAATgaatcaaacacttggtgtgcatgaggaCTTACAAAGG TTTTTGAAGGAATGTTCAAAAAGCATTTCCGCATGTATCAAAAGTGATGCAGACCTTGATTACAAACCGTTTCTTCATGTGGCCAAGAGAATTTGTTTTGACGACAAAGAAGTGGGTTTGTCCTCAGAGGGGAACTACTACCTTGAGGATCCTAGCTGGAATCCATTTTCCAATATTGAAGGAATCGACACG GAGGAGACGGATATAAATGATTAG
- the LOC107629098 gene encoding probable serine/threonine-protein kinase PBL19 isoform X2: MKCFHFPSIERDHRRDYDNEDGVVSSSCRTSRVSWARSLSVASSTLVRNSEFDDTDSSFNDTLAFHDFLSLRRANNLLLFSFSQLKTATRGFSRALLIGEGGFGPVYRGTLSVPDDGDGDGDGLSEVQMEVAIKQLNRNGHQGHKEWINEVNLLGVIKHPNLVRLVGYCAEDDERGIQRLLVYELMPNKSLEDHLLARVSSMSTLPWTTRLKIAQDAARGLAYLHEEMDFQVVGTIGYAAPEYVQTGKLTAKSDVWSFGVVLYELITGRRAVERNLPRNEQRLLEWVRPYVSDPRKFHVIVDPKLEGQYCMKSAQKLATLANKCLMKQPKSRPKMSDVVEFLANILNDTIQEESIPQAVVANGEEKVKPSSVKDIEPEPAAKQGNNYLKKVFEFRDMVSLRNKSIGRLDWKNWAPGLVRTW, encoded by the exons ATGAAGTGCTTCCACTTCCCAAGCATCGAAAGAGACCACCGGCGAGACTACGACAACGAAGACGGCGTCGTTTCAAGTAGCTGCAGAACCTCAAGGGTCTCATGGGCCCGCTCCCTCAGCGTCGCTTCCTCAACCCTCGTTCGCAACTCCGAGTTCGACGACACCGACTCTTCCTTCAACGACACCCTCGCTTTCCATGACTTCCTCTCTCTTCGCCGCGCCAACAACCTCCTTCTCTTCTCATTCTCTCAGCTCAAAACCGCCACTCGCGGATTCAGCAGGGCCCTCTTGATCGGCGAGGGTGGCTTCGGCCCTGTCTACAGGGGGACCCTTTCTGTTCCCGATGACGGTGACGGTGACGGTGACGGTCTTTCAGAGGTTCAGATGGAGGTTGCAATTAAGCAGCTGAATCGTAACGGCCACCAG GGGCATAAAGAGTGGATTAATGAAGTGAACTTGTTGGGTGTGATCAAGCATCCGAATCTCGTGAGGTTGGTGGGGTATTGTGCAGAGGATGATGAAAGAGGGATTCAAAGACTTCTTGTGTATGAACTTATGCCTAATAAGAGCTTGGAAGACCATCTTCTGGCTCGAGTCTCATCAATGTCAACACTACCATGGACCACGAGATTAAAAATTGCTCAAGATGCAGCTCGCGGTTTGGCATACCTTCATGAAGAAATGGATTTTCAG GTTGTTGGTACCATAGGTTATGCTGCACCAGAGTATGTTCAGACTGGTAAGCTGACTGCTAAGAGTGATGTATGGAGCTTCGGTGTAGTTCTTTACGAGCTTATCACTGGTAGGAGAGCTGTAGAACGGAACCTACCCAGAAATGAACAGAGGCTCTTGGAGTGGGTAAGACCTTATGTTTCTGATCCTAGGAAGTTCCATGTTATAGTAGACCCAAAACTTGAAGGACAATATTGCATGAAATCAGCTCAAAAGCTTGCTACTCTAGCAAACAAGTGCCTCATGAAGCAGCCTAAGTCACGTCCGAAAATGAGTGACGTGGTTGAGTTTCTCGCAAACATTCTCAACGATACTATTCAGGAAGAAAGCATCCCTCAAGCTGTTGTAGCCAACGGAGAAGAGAAAGTGAAGCCATCATCTGTCAAGGACATAGAACCTGAACCAGCTGCTAAGCAAGGGAACAATTATCTGAAGAAGGTTTTTGAGTTTAGAGACATGGTGAGCTTAAGAAACAAGTCCATTGGAAGGTTAGATTGGAAAAATTGGGCACCTGGGCTTGTAAGAACTTGGTGA
- the LOC107632344 gene encoding factor of DNA methylation 4-like isoform X2, translating into MSSATKNMKLKMKAEPQSPPPTITNIGADEAQVEDQPLIGVLANIPLQWNSNTGCFVGPSGFVLKQQLSKRGFRPLKVEVLCCGQRGHSGFALVYFDLLEQATMFGKSFQKGGCGKWEWNNVLVCPSNKFLYGWIASNDDYRFEGIVGQHLRKTRGLNLKGVFDDMKEEEQDEKTVLHYNNELHSSKGGGFSFLIDNLLKQKDEVVQRYHQDMGEAHQSAQKYLENIISQREDVRVLLKQEIEMRSTALVVGQVLNETELGKIHKEKLMIENASLEQRKADHNLVLLLEKHKKEELHRGIIDFETGVEEKHMLELEMEQMKGALKVMRHMGDAGDEEMRARIDTIQERLKEKEQYKYNRFEAMNQTLGVHEDLQRFLKECSKSISACIKSDADLDYKPFLHVAKRICFDDKEVGLSSEGNYYLEDPSWNPFSNIEGIDTEETDIND; encoded by the exons ATGTCTAGTGCTACCAAAAACATGAAGTTGAAAATGAAAGCTGAGCCACAATCTCCTCCTCCTACCATTACCAACATTGGAGCTGATGAAGCCCAAGTTGAAGATCAACCGTTGATTGGTGTGTTAGCAAACATACCCCTTCAATGGAACAGCAACACTGGTTGTTTTGTAGGACCAAGTGGTTTTGTTCTCAAGCAACAACTATCTAAGAGAGGGTTCAGACCCTTGAAAGTTGAAGTCCTTTGTTGTGGCCAAAGAGGTCATTCTGGTTTTGCTCTTGTTTACTTTGATTTGTTGGAACAAGCCACCATGTTTGGGAAGAGCTTCCAAAAGGGTGGTTGTGGCAAATGGGAGTGGAACAACGTTCTTGTTTGTCCCTCCAACAAGTTTCTCTATGGTTGGATTGCTAGCAATGACGACTACAGATTTGAAGGGATTGTTGGTCAGCATCTTAGGAAGACAAGAGGTTTGAACTTGAAGGGTGTTTTTGATGACatgaaagaagaagaacaagatgaGAAAACGGTGCTGCATTACAATAATGAGTTGCATTCATCAAAGGGTGGTGGATTTTCCTTCCTTATTGATAATCTCTTGAAGCAAAAGGATGAGGTGGTTCAACGTTACCATCAAG ATATGGGGGAGGCTCATCAGAGTGCACAGAAGTATCTAGAAAACATCATATCTCAGCGTGAGGATGTTAGGGTGCTGCTGAAGCAGGAGATTGAGATGAGAAGCACTGCACTGGTTGTAGGGCAAGTCCTAAATGAAACTGAGTTGGGAAAAATCCACAAAGAGAAACTAATG ATTGAGAATGCTAGTTTGGAACAAAGAAAAGCTGATCACAATTTAGTCTTATTGTTGGAGAAACACAAG AAGGAAGAACTTCACAGAGGGATTATTGATTTTGAAACGGGTGTTGAAGAGAAGCACATGCTGGAGTTGGAAATGGAGCAAATGAAAGGGGCTCTGAAAGTAATGAGGCATATGGGAGATGCTGGTGATGAAGAAATGCGTGCAAGGATTGACACCATTCAAGAAAGGCTCAAGGAGAAAGAACAATACAAATACAACAGGTTTGAAGCAATgaatcaaacacttggtgtgcatgaggaCTTACAAAGG TTTTTGAAGGAATGTTCAAAAAGCATTTCCGCATGTATCAAAAGTGATGCAGACCTTGATTACAAACCGTTTCTTCATGTGGCCAAGAGAATTTGTTTTGACGACAAAGAAGTGGGTTTGTCCTCAGAGGGGAACTACTACCTTGAGGATCCTAGCTGGAATCCATTTTCCAATATTGAAGGAATCGACACG GAGGAGACGGATATAAATGATTAG
- the LOC107629098 gene encoding probable serine/threonine-protein kinase PBL19 isoform X1, with product MKCFHFPSIERDHRRDYDNEDGVVSSSCRTSRVSWARSLSVASSTLVRNSEFDDTDSSFNDTLAFHDFLSLRRANNLLLFSFSQLKTATRGFSRALLIGEGGFGPVYRGTLSVPDDGDGDGDGLSEVQMEVAIKQLNRNGHQGHKEWINEVNLLGVIKHPNLVRLVGYCAEDDERGIQRLLVYELMPNKSLEDHLLARVSSMSTLPWTTRLKIAQDAARGLAYLHEEMDFQLIFRDFKTSNILLDEDFNAKLSDFGLARQGPSEGLGYVSTAVVGTIGYAAPEYVQTGKLTAKSDVWSFGVVLYELITGRRAVERNLPRNEQRLLEWVRPYVSDPRKFHVIVDPKLEGQYCMKSAQKLATLANKCLMKQPKSRPKMSDVVEFLANILNDTIQEESIPQAVVANGEEKVKPSSVKDIEPEPAAKQGNNYLKKVFEFRDMVSLRNKSIGRLDWKNWAPGLVRTW from the exons ATGAAGTGCTTCCACTTCCCAAGCATCGAAAGAGACCACCGGCGAGACTACGACAACGAAGACGGCGTCGTTTCAAGTAGCTGCAGAACCTCAAGGGTCTCATGGGCCCGCTCCCTCAGCGTCGCTTCCTCAACCCTCGTTCGCAACTCCGAGTTCGACGACACCGACTCTTCCTTCAACGACACCCTCGCTTTCCATGACTTCCTCTCTCTTCGCCGCGCCAACAACCTCCTTCTCTTCTCATTCTCTCAGCTCAAAACCGCCACTCGCGGATTCAGCAGGGCCCTCTTGATCGGCGAGGGTGGCTTCGGCCCTGTCTACAGGGGGACCCTTTCTGTTCCCGATGACGGTGACGGTGACGGTGACGGTCTTTCAGAGGTTCAGATGGAGGTTGCAATTAAGCAGCTGAATCGTAACGGCCACCAG GGGCATAAAGAGTGGATTAATGAAGTGAACTTGTTGGGTGTGATCAAGCATCCGAATCTCGTGAGGTTGGTGGGGTATTGTGCAGAGGATGATGAAAGAGGGATTCAAAGACTTCTTGTGTATGAACTTATGCCTAATAAGAGCTTGGAAGACCATCTTCTGGCTCGAGTCTCATCAATGTCAACACTACCATGGACCACGAGATTAAAAATTGCTCAAGATGCAGCTCGCGGTTTGGCATACCTTCATGAAGAAATGGATTTTCAG CTAATATTTCGAGATTTTAAGACTTCCAACATTTTGCTGGATGAGGACTTCAATGCAAAGCTTTCTGATTTTGGACTTGCTAGGCAAGGTCCCTCGGAAGGGCTGGGCTATGTTTCAACAGCA GTTGTTGGTACCATAGGTTATGCTGCACCAGAGTATGTTCAGACTGGTAAGCTGACTGCTAAGAGTGATGTATGGAGCTTCGGTGTAGTTCTTTACGAGCTTATCACTGGTAGGAGAGCTGTAGAACGGAACCTACCCAGAAATGAACAGAGGCTCTTGGAGTGGGTAAGACCTTATGTTTCTGATCCTAGGAAGTTCCATGTTATAGTAGACCCAAAACTTGAAGGACAATATTGCATGAAATCAGCTCAAAAGCTTGCTACTCTAGCAAACAAGTGCCTCATGAAGCAGCCTAAGTCACGTCCGAAAATGAGTGACGTGGTTGAGTTTCTCGCAAACATTCTCAACGATACTATTCAGGAAGAAAGCATCCCTCAAGCTGTTGTAGCCAACGGAGAAGAGAAAGTGAAGCCATCATCTGTCAAGGACATAGAACCTGAACCAGCTGCTAAGCAAGGGAACAATTATCTGAAGAAGGTTTTTGAGTTTAGAGACATGGTGAGCTTAAGAAACAAGTCCATTGGAAGGTTAGATTGGAAAAATTGGGCACCTGGGCTTGTAAGAACTTGGTGA